Proteins from a single region of Gemmatimonadaceae bacterium:
- a CDS encoding type II secretion system F family protein yields the protein MPTFTYTARTANGQLKSDTIDAANRDEVIAQLRKQRLTVVKVDEGSGKKKRLGKVGMRDIVIFTRQFSTMINAGLPLVQALDILAQQSENPALCETTRQIVFDVESGHTVADALRKHPKAFTELYVNMVAAGEAGGILDTILLRLAVFMEKNDALVRKVKGAMIYPAVIMTVAGAAIAVLLIFVIPVFQNMFSSVNVALPLPTRIVIGLSHFLKTYWWAVFGGAGLAGYLGKKYYATPDGKLVIDRLALQAPVLGDVLRKSAVSRFTRTLGTLIGSGVSILDGLEITAKTAGNRVIQDAIMESRASIAGGETISAPLKKSQVFPPMVISMINVGEQTGGLDEMLSKIADFYDEEVDAAVSNLLALMEPVMIVFLGVVVGGMVVAMYLPIFDMVNAVQ from the coding sequence ATGCCCACTTTCACGTACACCGCTCGCACCGCGAACGGACAGTTGAAGAGCGATACCATCGATGCGGCCAACCGTGACGAGGTGATCGCGCAGCTGCGCAAGCAGCGGCTGACCGTCGTCAAGGTCGATGAGGGGTCGGGCAAGAAGAAGCGGTTGGGGAAGGTCGGGATGCGCGACATCGTGATCTTCACCCGGCAGTTCTCGACGATGATCAATGCCGGCCTGCCGCTGGTGCAGGCGCTGGACATCCTGGCGCAGCAGAGCGAGAACCCGGCGCTGTGCGAGACCACTCGGCAGATCGTGTTCGACGTGGAATCGGGCCATACCGTGGCCGACGCGTTGCGCAAGCATCCCAAGGCGTTCACGGAGCTGTACGTGAACATGGTGGCGGCCGGCGAGGCGGGCGGCATCCTGGACACCATCCTGCTGCGTCTGGCCGTGTTCATGGAAAAGAACGACGCCCTGGTGCGCAAGGTGAAGGGCGCGATGATCTATCCGGCGGTGATCATGACCGTGGCCGGCGCGGCCATCGCCGTGCTGCTGATCTTCGTGATCCCCGTCTTCCAGAACATGTTCTCGAGCGTGAACGTGGCGCTGCCGTTGCCCACGCGCATCGTGATCGGGCTGTCGCACTTTCTGAAGACGTACTGGTGGGCCGTGTTCGGCGGCGCCGGACTGGCCGGGTACTTGGGCAAGAAGTACTACGCCACGCCCGACGGAAAACTCGTCATCGACCGGTTGGCGCTGCAGGCGCCCGTGCTGGGCGACGTGCTGCGCAAGTCGGCCGTGTCGCGGTTCACGCGCACGCTGGGCACCCTGATCGGGTCGGGCGTGAGCATTCTCGACGGCCTCGAGATCACGGCCAAGACCGCGGGCAATCGCGTGATCCAGGATGCGATCATGGAGAGCCGGGCGAGCATCGCCGGCGGTGAGACGATCAGCGCGCCGCTCAAGAAGAGCCAGGTCTTCCCGCCGATGGTGATCAGCATGATCAACGTGGGCGAGCAGACGGGCGGCCTGGACGAGATGCTGTCCAAGATCGCCGACTTCTATGACGAAGAAGTGGACGCCGCGGTGAGCAACCTGCTGGCGCTGATGGAGCCGGTGATGATCGTGTTCCTGGGCGTCGTCGTGGGCGG
- a CDS encoding type IV pilus twitching motility protein PilT: MTSPATPSSLNLRVLLEEVIERNASDLHITAGERPKMRIDGDITDSRVDTVMQPKDTMQLAYSVLTENQKKRFEMDDELDFSFGIQNLARFRGNCFKQRGCVSMVIRQIPFNIKTFQDLGLPKVISDLSDKPRGLILVTGPTGSGKSTTLAAMIDKINKEVKGHIITIEDPIEFIHKHQACIVNQREVGSDTKSFGAALKYALRQDPDVVLIGEMRDLETIQAGLTIAETGHLAFATLHTNSAAEAINRIIDVFPSHQQSQVRAQLAFSLEGIITQTLLPKATGKGRAMAAEILVVTPAIRALIRDDKIHQIYSTMQSGKKYGMQTMNDALYNLYVTRAVTFEECVRASHDPTELSRMCGVPLDGADEKRPGSPTPSITGTKR, translated from the coding sequence ATGACCAGCCCCGCCACCCCCAGTTCGCTGAATCTTCGCGTGCTGCTCGAGGAAGTGATCGAGCGCAACGCGTCGGACCTCCACATCACGGCCGGCGAGCGGCCCAAGATGCGCATCGACGGCGACATCACCGACTCGCGGGTCGACACGGTGATGCAGCCCAAGGACACGATGCAGCTGGCCTATTCGGTGCTCACGGAGAATCAGAAGAAGCGGTTCGAGATGGACGACGAGCTCGACTTCTCGTTCGGCATCCAGAACCTGGCGCGATTCCGCGGCAACTGCTTCAAGCAGCGGGGCTGCGTGTCGATGGTGATCCGGCAGATCCCCTTCAACATCAAGACGTTCCAGGACCTGGGGCTGCCCAAGGTGATCAGCGACCTGTCGGACAAGCCGCGGGGGCTGATCCTGGTGACCGGGCCCACGGGGTCGGGCAAGTCGACCACGCTGGCGGCGATGATCGACAAGATCAACAAGGAAGTGAAGGGGCACATCATCACGATCGAGGACCCCATCGAGTTCATCCACAAGCACCAGGCGTGCATCGTGAACCAGCGCGAGGTGGGGTCGGACACCAAGAGTTTCGGGGCGGCGCTGAAGTACGCGTTGCGCCAGGACCCCGACGTCGTCCTCATTGGAGAAATGCGCGACCTGGAGACCATCCAGGCCGGGCTGACGATCGCGGAGACCGGCCACCTGGCGTTCGCCACGCTGCACACGAACAGCGCGGCCGAGGCCATCAACCGGATCATCGACGTCTTCCCCTCGCACCAGCAGTCGCAGGTGCGGGCGCAGTTGGCGTTCTCGCTCGAGGGCATCATCACGCAGACGCTGCTGCCCAAGGCGACCGGCAAGGGGCGGGCGATGGCGGCGGAGATCCTCGTCGTCACGCCGGCCATCCGGGCGTTGATTCGCGACGACAAGATCCACCAGATCTATTCCACCATGCAGTCGGGCAAGAAGTACGGCATGCAGACGATGAACGACGCGTTGTACAATCTGTACGTCACCCGGGCGGTCACGTTCGAAGAATGCGTCCGGGCCTCGCACGATCCGACGGAGCTGTCGCGCATGTGCGGCGTGCCGCTGGACGGAGCGGACGAGAAGCGGCCCGGGTCCCCCACGCCGAGCATCACCGGAACCAAGCGGTAA
- a CDS encoding ATPase, T2SS/T4P/T4SS family, which translates to MAAPAASSERIGDLLVREGLISKEQLEKALQEQKQSGTRVGYNLVKLGFIHETELTKMLARQYKMPAVDLSKFEVDPRIAKLIPGDLALKHLVLPLKREGRTLTVAMADPTNLGVLEDLKFITRYDIFPVIAGEFTIKNALEKVFETTDTQMTTLLEDIEGMGLDGDVELLEDTEEDVSAAALQAQMEDAPVVKLINAILTDAVKKGASDIHFECFEHELRVRYRVDGALSEVMKPPKKMQAALVSRFKIMASLNIAERRVPQDGRIKLKMGNKVIDYRVSTLPTLFGEKIVLRILDKGNLTLDLEKFGIEPKAEQDLMEAVTNPYGMVLVTGPTGSGKTTTLYSALSKVNTIDVNIMTAEDPVEYNMFGVNQVLVRNEVGMTFAAALKAFLRQDPNIIMVGEIRDLETGGIAIKAALTGHLVLSTLHTNSAPETVTRLMDMGLEPFNVASALNLVLAQRLLRRICPRCKEKYTPTDEELAIAKVTRTTTLRELRFTDYSIDAARLRATKEAAPYLANVTLDTTFGELAYFRGKGCDACAGTGLKGRQGVYEVMPMTPAMRKLVMMNVGAAEIRDGAVAEGMLTLRMDAWMKVMKGITTMEQMCRETSA; encoded by the coding sequence ATGGCAGCACCCGCCGCTTCAAGCGAACGCATTGGCGACCTCCTCGTTCGCGAGGGGCTGATCTCCAAGGAACAGCTCGAGAAGGCGCTTCAGGAGCAGAAGCAGAGCGGCACCCGGGTGGGCTACAACCTGGTGAAGCTCGGCTTCATCCATGAGACCGAGCTGACCAAGATGCTGGCCCGGCAGTACAAGATGCCGGCCGTGGACCTGTCCAAGTTCGAGGTCGATCCGCGCATCGCCAAGCTCATTCCCGGCGACCTGGCGCTCAAGCATCTGGTGTTGCCGCTCAAGCGGGAGGGGCGCACGCTCACCGTGGCGATGGCCGACCCCACCAACCTGGGCGTGCTCGAGGATCTCAAGTTCATCACCCGGTACGACATCTTCCCGGTGATCGCGGGCGAGTTCACGATCAAGAACGCGCTCGAGAAGGTATTCGAGACCACGGATACGCAGATGACCACGCTCCTCGAGGACATCGAGGGGATGGGCCTGGACGGCGACGTGGAGCTGCTGGAGGACACCGAGGAAGACGTGTCCGCGGCGGCGTTGCAGGCGCAGATGGAAGATGCGCCCGTGGTCAAGCTGATCAACGCCATCCTCACCGACGCCGTGAAGAAGGGCGCGTCGGACATCCACTTCGAGTGCTTCGAGCACGAGCTGCGCGTGCGGTATCGCGTGGACGGCGCGTTGAGCGAGGTGATGAAGCCACCCAAGAAGATGCAGGCGGCGCTGGTGTCGCGGTTCAAGATCATGGCCTCGCTCAACATCGCCGAGCGCCGCGTGCCGCAGGACGGCCGCATCAAGCTCAAGATGGGCAACAAGGTGATCGACTATCGCGTGTCCACGCTGCCCACGCTGTTCGGCGAGAAGATCGTGCTCCGGATTCTCGACAAGGGCAACCTGACGCTGGACCTCGAGAAGTTCGGCATCGAGCCCAAGGCCGAGCAGGATCTGATGGAGGCGGTCACCAACCCCTACGGCATGGTGCTGGTCACGGGCCCCACGGGTTCTGGCAAGACGACCACGCTCTACTCGGCGCTGTCCAAGGTGAACACGATCGACGTGAACATCATGACCGCCGAGGACCCCGTGGAGTACAACATGTTCGGGGTCAATCAGGTGCTGGTGCGCAACGAAGTGGGCATGACGTTCGCGGCGGCGCTGAAGGCGTTCCTGCGGCAGGATCCGAACATCATCATGGTGGGCGAGATCCGCGATCTGGAAACCGGCGGCATCGCGATCAAGGCGGCGCTCACGGGACACCTGGTGCTCAGCACGCTGCACACCAACTCGGCGCCGGAGACGGTGACGCGGTTGATGGACATGGGGCTCGAGCCGTTCAACGTGGCGTCGGCGCTCAATCTGGTGCTGGCGCAGCGGCTGTTGCGGCGCATCTGCCCGCGGTGCAAGGAGAAGTACACGCCCACCGACGAGGAGCTGGCGATCGCCAAGGTCACGCGCACGACGACCCTGCGCGAGCTGCGGTTCACGGACTATTCCATCGATGCGGCGCGGTTGCGGGCCACCAAGGAGGCGGCGCCGTACCTGGCCAACGTGACGCTCGACACGACGTTCGGCGAGCTGGCGTACTTCCGCGGCAAGGGGTGCGACGCCTGCGCCGGCACCGGGCTCAAGGGCCGCCAGGGCGTGTACGAGGTGATGCCGATGACGCCGGCGATGCGCAAGCTGGTGATGATGAACGTTGGCGCGGCGGAGATCCGGGACGGCGCGGTGGCCGAGGGGATGCTCACGCTGCGCATGGATGCCTGGATGAAGGTGATGAAGGGCATCACGACGATGGAACAGATGTGCCGGGAGACCTCGGCGTGA
- a CDS encoding ComEA family DNA-binding protein: MPTPAERQALLFLGAVVCLGAGVRVMRAHEVPPPQASRRALDAQISAVDSTRRLRAAAGRAREAKPESAAKRRPQGRAPGVGVVPRITVVQRGPAGPRQRVDVDRATQTDLQRLPGIGPALAARIVADRDSNGPFGSVAGLQRVKGIGKATAARLDSLVSFSGTPRPVSPRPVKPSGRVR; the protein is encoded by the coding sequence ATGCCTACGCCCGCCGAACGCCAAGCGCTGCTCTTTCTCGGGGCCGTCGTCTGCCTGGGCGCCGGCGTGCGCGTGATGCGCGCGCACGAAGTGCCGCCGCCGCAGGCGTCGCGCCGCGCGCTCGACGCCCAGATCTCGGCGGTGGATTCCACGCGGCGCCTGAGGGCAGCGGCCGGCCGGGCGCGCGAGGCCAAGCCCGAGAGCGCGGCCAAACGACGGCCCCAGGGGCGCGCGCCGGGGGTGGGGGTGGTGCCGCGCATCACGGTCGTCCAGCGGGGGCCGGCCGGCCCTCGCCAGCGCGTGGACGTGGATCGGGCCACCCAAACGGACCTGCAGCGGCTTCCGGGCATCGGGCCGGCCCTGGCAGCGCGGATCGTGGCCGATCGGGACAGCAACGGGCCGTTCGGGTCGGTGGCCGGCCTGCAGCGGGTTAAGGGAATTGGCAAAGCCACGGCGGCGCGGCTCGATTCGCTGGTCAGCTTTTCCGGCACGCCGCGGCCCGTAAGTCCCCGGCCCGTCAAGCCTTCGGGGCGTGTGCGGTAG
- a CDS encoding M13 family metallopeptidase: MHAKWIFRMTAALVLSAAARSSAWAQRPADSAFPKANFDTTCAPCTDFYEYANGGWLKDHTIPPDKTSLASFGILSDKNQDVVHQIVEDDASLVRSRETKAGTNDWKIGTFYMACMDTAAIDRLGMKPLAPELRAVAAVHTTEDVVRAFGERGAGGGGRGGSGLAPFSLFPGSDPKNANDIIVSANQGGLGMSSREDYLNDDARSVKLREEYLDHVARSLVLTGETDAQARADAEAIVGLETELARVQLSRVAMRDPNATYHKMSLAEFQQMTPHLDWTRYLEQQGAKHVTTVNVRTPAFFTALDSLIPATPVDTWKAYLRWHATSGAMGSLSAPFRAEAFRWEQTLTGIKEPPPRWRDCTATTNGALGEAVGQAYVKRNFSPAAKARAAKMVDNLVSALHDRIDGLPWMSEATKQQAVIKLEAYLRKVAYPDKWRSYATLSVKTDAYYANLRAVSAWNTARNWEKVGKPLDRSEWSMMPPTVNASYSPSLNQIQFPAGILQPPFFDPAADDAVNYGAIGAVIGHEMTHGFDDQGRQFDAHGNLRDWWTPEDAAKYKVAAQRVVDQFDSYAVLDGTAHVNGRLTLGENIADLGGLTVAYAAMEKALGNGPRKKIDGFTPEQRFFLAWARIWRGLQRPEAELQQIKTNPHSPGKWRVDGPLSNMPEFRKAWGCTDGDAMVRPDSLRAVIW, translated from the coding sequence ATGCACGCGAAATGGATCTTCCGCATGACCGCCGCGTTGGTGCTGAGCGCGGCCGCACGGTCCTCGGCGTGGGCGCAGCGCCCGGCCGACAGCGCGTTTCCCAAGGCGAATTTCGACACCACCTGCGCGCCGTGCACGGACTTCTACGAATACGCGAACGGCGGGTGGCTCAAGGACCACACCATCCCGCCCGACAAGACGAGCCTGGCCAGCTTCGGCATCCTGAGCGACAAGAACCAGGACGTGGTGCACCAGATCGTGGAGGACGACGCCAGCCTGGTGCGCAGCCGTGAGACCAAGGCCGGCACCAACGACTGGAAGATCGGCACCTTCTACATGGCGTGCATGGACACGGCGGCGATCGACCGGTTGGGCATGAAGCCGCTGGCTCCCGAGCTGCGCGCGGTCGCGGCGGTGCACACCACCGAGGACGTGGTGCGGGCCTTCGGCGAGCGCGGCGCCGGAGGCGGTGGACGCGGCGGCAGCGGGTTGGCGCCGTTCTCGCTCTTTCCGGGATCCGACCCCAAGAACGCCAACGACATCATCGTCTCGGCCAACCAGGGCGGGCTCGGGATGTCGTCGCGCGAGGACTATCTCAACGACGACGCGCGCTCGGTGAAGCTGCGCGAGGAATACCTGGACCACGTGGCGCGCTCGCTGGTGCTCACGGGAGAGACCGACGCCCAGGCCAGGGCCGACGCCGAAGCGATCGTCGGCCTCGAGACCGAACTGGCCAGGGTGCAGCTCTCGCGGGTGGCGATGCGCGACCCCAACGCGACGTACCACAAGATGTCGCTGGCCGAGTTCCAGCAGATGACGCCGCACCTGGACTGGACGCGCTATCTGGAGCAGCAGGGCGCCAAGCACGTGACCACGGTGAACGTGCGCACGCCGGCGTTCTTCACGGCGCTCGATTCGCTGATCCCGGCCACGCCGGTGGACACGTGGAAGGCCTATCTCCGGTGGCACGCCACGAGCGGCGCCATGGGATCGCTGAGCGCGCCGTTCCGCGCGGAGGCGTTCCGGTGGGAGCAGACGCTGACCGGCATCAAGGAGCCGCCGCCGCGGTGGCGCGACTGCACGGCGACGACGAACGGCGCGCTGGGCGAGGCCGTGGGCCAGGCGTACGTCAAGCGCAACTTCTCGCCGGCCGCCAAGGCGCGCGCCGCGAAGATGGTGGACAACCTCGTGTCGGCGCTGCACGACCGCATCGACGGTCTCCCGTGGATGAGCGAGGCCACCAAGCAGCAGGCGGTGATCAAGCTCGAGGCGTATCTGCGCAAGGTGGCGTATCCGGACAAATGGCGCAGCTACGCCACGCTGAGCGTGAAGACGGACGCGTACTACGCCAACCTGCGGGCCGTGTCGGCGTGGAACACGGCGCGCAACTGGGAGAAGGTGGGCAAGCCGCTGGACCGGAGCGAGTGGTCGATGATGCCGCCCACGGTGAACGCGTCGTACAGCCCGTCGCTCAACCAGATCCAGTTCCCGGCCGGCATCCTGCAGCCGCCGTTCTTCGATCCCGCCGCCGACGACGCCGTGAACTACGGAGCGATCGGCGCCGTGATCGGCCACGAGATGACGCACGGGTTCGACGATCAGGGCCGGCAGTTCGACGCCCACGGCAATCTGCGCGACTGGTGGACGCCGGAGGACGCGGCCAAGTACAAGGTGGCGGCGCAGCGCGTGGTGGATCAGTTCGACAGCTACGCCGTGCTGGACGGCACGGCGCACGTGAACGGACGGCTGACGTTGGGCGAGAACATCGCCGATCTGGGCGGACTCACCGTGGCGTACGCGGCGATGGAGAAGGCGCTGGGGAACGGCCCGCGGAAGAAGATCGACGGCTTCACGCCGGAGCAGCGATTCTTCCTGGCCTGGGCCCGGATCTGGCGCGGACTGCAGCGTCCCGAAGCCGAGTTGCAGCAGATCAAGACCAATCCGCACTCGCCGGGCAAGTGGCGCGTGGATGGGCCGCTGAGCAACATGCCGGAGTTCCGGAAGGCCTGGGGCTGCACGGACGGCGATGCGATGGTGCGTCCGGACAGTCTACGCGCCGTGATCTGGTAG
- a CDS encoding M28 family peptidase has product MLLLACLAACTLTSCDRFRGPKTSFDGQAAYAMVKTQVAFGPRVPGTAAWKKTGDWIVTQLKQLGDSVVEQRFEHVTPAGDTIPMRNIIARIRPDLSQRVLYVTHWDTRPTADNDPVIGNRKLPIPGANDGASGVAMFIQIAAALKKTPPTVGVDLLFVDGEDYGDFNTYSDTASNPDVLIGSTYYARHMDMTHPPLYGVLWDMIGDKDLDIDQEGNSLAQAPEVVSLVWNTAKQLGYSRYFIAQQGETFWDDHVPFLKQGVHVIDVIDANYGPKTAMYPDGWHHTMQDTPDKVSAHSLQVVGDVAVWLVTHQ; this is encoded by the coding sequence ATGCTCCTTCTCGCGTGTCTGGCCGCGTGCACGCTCACGTCGTGCGACCGCTTCCGCGGCCCCAAGACTTCGTTCGATGGCCAGGCGGCCTACGCGATGGTCAAGACGCAGGTCGCGTTCGGCCCGCGCGTGCCCGGCACCGCCGCCTGGAAGAAGACCGGCGACTGGATCGTGACCCAACTCAAGCAGCTCGGCGACTCCGTGGTCGAGCAGCGGTTCGAGCACGTGACGCCCGCCGGCGACACGATCCCGATGCGCAACATCATCGCCCGCATCCGGCCCGACCTGTCGCAGCGCGTGCTGTACGTCACCCACTGGGACACGCGCCCCACGGCCGACAACGATCCGGTCATCGGCAACCGCAAGCTGCCCATTCCTGGGGCCAACGACGGCGCCTCAGGCGTGGCGATGTTCATCCAGATCGCGGCCGCGCTCAAGAAGACGCCCCCCACCGTGGGCGTGGACCTGCTGTTCGTGGACGGCGAGGACTACGGCGACTTCAACACGTATTCCGACACGGCCAGCAATCCCGACGTGCTCATCGGGTCCACCTATTACGCGCGCCATATGGACATGACCCACCCGCCGCTGTACGGCGTGCTCTGGGACATGATCGGCGACAAGGACCTCGACATCGATCAGGAAGGCAATTCGCTCGCCCAGGCGCCCGAGGTCGTGTCGCTGGTCTGGAACACCGCCAAGCAGCTGGGCTATTCCAGGTACTTCATCGCCCAACAGGGCGAGACGTTCTGGGACGATCACGTGCCGTTCCTCAAGCAGGGCGTGCACGTGATCGACGTGATCGACGCCAACTATGGGCCCAAGACGGCGATGTATCCGGACGGCTGGCACCACACCATGCAGGACACGCCCGACAAGGTGTCGGCGCACAGCCTGCAGGTGGTCGGTGACGTGGCCGTGTGGCTCGTCACCCACCAGTAG
- a CDS encoding TonB-dependent receptor → MLTRNRPRTIADSLYLAALALALAAAPAAAQTISGTVQSAGHPIVGAMVRLLELDRIERTGARGNFQFVDVPAGTYRIFVGVTGYASATDTVRVAGRAASASFDLKPSAIPLEEIVVSASPTARPADEQYQSAESKGRLDFDNSAGMSFAEKLSDLPGVTVRGNGSAPSRPILRGLGDNEVLILENGLRMGDIATYDPAHATPIDAMAIAQVDVVRGPATILYGPNTIGGLVNVITNLVPTASDHPMSGTVAIEGNSVSNEYSGYVNNIYTNGNSAFRISAGGLHSGDIGIPAGTYTDPGTGAQFALTRIPQSDNRSSEGGLGYSYQGEFGMVGIGANHYEMNYGIPGVPPNADWLNVPPTTSRISQQRNTVEFRSLFNIGSAWFQRVKLDASYNDYNHSEFPTAQDSTGVSDPQANHFHKQEFNAVLQFQQKQYGKLSGTLGLWSDIQNLTIEGDQPLGPNSVTTGLAGYAYEEYRAASNTRLQAGVRFDYNKIQTNPYAQSTDTVFQTLNESRLSNAVTASVGAIQQFTPEILGSFSVARSFRAPTVQELFANGLDAASGTYSVGTASLGPENGLGVDASLKGDFGGAKFEFTPYVNFIDHYIYGFLRGDTIQDFPVRQFSATNARLAGFEASMVVQPAPYLALRASSDYVNAQDTKLDVPLPFIPPLRGLLRATYQDQKYMGMVEVRGAAAQTRLGDGDTPTAGYTLMNLGVGMRIVHQGLVSEISLHCDNAFNTVYRDNLSVIKDFVPQPGRGFRINYQLLY, encoded by the coding sequence TTGCTGACCCGGAATCGACCCCGCACGATCGCCGACTCGCTGTACCTGGCCGCGCTGGCGCTGGCCCTTGCCGCCGCGCCCGCCGCGGCGCAGACCATCTCCGGCACCGTCCAGAGCGCGGGGCATCCGATCGTCGGCGCCATGGTGCGGCTGCTGGAGCTCGACCGCATCGAACGCACGGGGGCGCGCGGCAACTTCCAGTTCGTCGACGTCCCCGCGGGCACCTACCGGATCTTCGTGGGCGTGACCGGATACGCGTCGGCCACCGACACGGTGCGGGTGGCCGGCCGCGCCGCCTCGGCGTCGTTCGATCTCAAGCCGTCGGCCATCCCGCTGGAGGAGATCGTCGTCTCGGCGTCCCCCACGGCGCGGCCGGCCGACGAGCAGTACCAGTCCGCGGAATCCAAGGGGCGACTGGACTTCGACAACAGCGCCGGCATGAGTTTCGCCGAGAAGCTGTCCGACCTGCCCGGCGTGACCGTGCGCGGCAACGGCTCGGCGCCGTCGCGCCCGATTCTGCGCGGTCTGGGCGACAACGAGGTGCTGATTCTGGAGAACGGGCTGCGCATGGGCGACATCGCCACCTACGATCCGGCGCACGCCACGCCGATCGACGCGATGGCCATCGCGCAGGTGGACGTGGTGCGCGGGCCGGCCACCATCCTCTACGGCCCCAACACGATCGGCGGGCTGGTGAATGTGATCACCAACCTCGTGCCCACGGCCTCGGATCATCCGATGTCGGGCACCGTGGCCATCGAGGGGAACAGCGTGAGCAATGAGTATTCCGGTTACGTCAACAACATCTACACCAACGGCAATTCGGCGTTCCGGATCTCGGCCGGCGGGCTGCACTCGGGCGACATCGGCATCCCGGCGGGCACGTACACCGATCCCGGCACCGGCGCCCAGTTCGCGCTCACCCGCATTCCGCAGTCGGACAATCGCAGCAGCGAGGGCGGGCTGGGCTACTCGTACCAGGGCGAGTTCGGCATGGTGGGCATCGGCGCCAACCATTACGAGATGAACTACGGCATTCCCGGCGTGCCGCCGAACGCCGACTGGCTCAACGTGCCGCCCACCACGTCGCGCATCTCGCAGCAGCGCAACACGGTGGAGTTCCGCAGCCTGTTCAACATCGGGAGTGCGTGGTTCCAGCGCGTGAAGCTCGACGCGAGCTACAACGACTACAACCACTCCGAGTTCCCCACGGCGCAGGATTCCACCGGCGTGTCCGATCCGCAGGCCAACCACTTCCACAAGCAGGAATTCAACGCCGTGCTGCAGTTCCAGCAGAAGCAGTACGGCAAGTTGAGCGGCACGCTGGGCCTCTGGTCGGACATCCAGAACCTGACCATCGAGGGCGACCAGCCGCTGGGGCCCAACTCGGTGACCACGGGCCTGGCCGGCTACGCGTACGAGGAGTATCGCGCGGCGTCCAACACGCGCCTGCAGGCCGGGGTGCGATTCGACTACAACAAGATCCAGACCAATCCCTACGCGCAGTCCACCGATACGGTGTTCCAGACGTTGAACGAATCGCGGCTCTCGAATGCCGTCACGGCCTCGGTGGGCGCGATCCAGCAGTTCACGCCGGAGATCCTGGGCTCGTTCAGCGTGGCGCGTTCGTTCCGCGCCCCCACCGTGCAGGAGCTGTTCGCCAACGGGCTCGACGCGGCCAGCGGGACGTACTCGGTGGGCACGGCGAGCCTGGGCCCGGAGAACGGGCTCGGCGTGGACGCGTCGCTCAAGGGCGACTTCGGCGGCGCCAAGTTCGAATTCACGCCGTACGTGAATTTCATCGACCACTACATCTACGGATTCTTGCGCGGCGACACGATCCAGGACTTCCCGGTGCGCCAGTTCTCGGCCACCAATGCGCGACTGGCGGGGTTCGAGGCGAGCATGGTGGTGCAGCCGGCGCCGTACCTGGCGCTGCGGGCGAGTTCCGACTACGTGAACGCGCAGGATACCAAGCTCGACGTGCCGCTGCCGTTCATCCCGCCGCTGCGCGGACTCCTGCGAGCCACGTACCAGGATCAGAAATACATGGGGATGGTGGAGGTGCGCGGCGCGGCCGCGCAGACCCGCCTGGGCGACGGCGACACGCCCACGGCCGGTTACACCCTCATGAACCTCGGCGTGGGCATGCGCATCGTGCACCAGGGGCTGGTGTCGGAGATCAGCCTGCACTGCGACAACGCGTTCAACACGGTGTACCGCGACAATCTGTCGGTGATCAAGGACTTCGTGCCGCAGCCCGGGCGCGGGTTCCGGATCAACTACCAACTGTTGTACTAG